From one Streptomyces chromofuscus genomic stretch:
- a CDS encoding DegV family protein, translated as MSRHVAIVTDSTAYLPPRTMERHGITAVPLTVVLGDRALEEGTEISTRSLAQALQKRRPVTTSRPSPQMFADTYRKVAESGATAIVSLHLSAELSGTFDAALLAAREAPVPVRVVDTGMIAMALGFCALSAAEVAHAGGTADEAVTAAEKRASGTSAYFYVDTLDYLRRGGRIGTAQAFFGSALAVKPLLQLDGGRIELLEKVRTASRAIARLEEIVADRAGTGQVDIAVHHLAAADRASALADRVRGRVPGLADLHVSEVGAVIGAHTGPGLLGVVVSAR; from the coding sequence ATGTCCCGCCATGTCGCGATCGTCACCGATTCAACGGCCTACCTGCCGCCCCGGACGATGGAGCGCCACGGCATCACAGCGGTCCCCCTGACCGTGGTCCTCGGCGACCGGGCGCTGGAAGAGGGCACCGAGATCTCGACCCGTTCGCTGGCCCAGGCGCTGCAGAAGCGACGTCCCGTCACCACCTCGCGCCCCAGCCCCCAGATGTTCGCCGACACCTACCGCAAGGTCGCCGAGTCCGGCGCCACCGCCATCGTCTCCCTGCACCTGTCGGCCGAGTTGTCGGGCACGTTCGACGCGGCGCTCCTCGCCGCGCGCGAAGCACCGGTGCCGGTACGGGTGGTGGACACCGGGATGATCGCGATGGCGCTGGGCTTCTGCGCGCTGTCCGCGGCCGAGGTGGCGCACGCGGGCGGCACGGCCGACGAGGCGGTCACCGCAGCGGAGAAGCGGGCTTCCGGCACTTCGGCCTATTTCTACGTCGACACCCTCGACTACCTGCGGCGCGGCGGCCGGATCGGCACCGCGCAGGCGTTCTTCGGGTCCGCCCTCGCCGTGAAGCCGCTGCTGCAGCTGGACGGGGGCCGCATCGAACTTCTGGAGAAGGTCCGGACGGCCTCGAGGGCGATCGCCCGGCTGGAGGAGATCGTGGCCGACCGGGCGGGCACCGGGCAGGTGGACATCGCGGTGCACCATCTGGCCGCGGCCGACCGGGCGTCGGCGCTGGCGGACCGGGTGCGGGGGCGGGTGCCGGGGCTGGCGGATCTGCACGTGAGCGAGGTGGGCGCCGTGATCGGCGCGCACACGGGGCCCGGGTTGCTGGGGGTCGTGGTCTCGGCGCGGTGA
- a CDS encoding cytochrome b/b6 domain-containing protein, translating into MNPRRSTSSFPQPGRSAYGVATAVALVLIPVAVLVGGDQFRDFLDFGAGVLSLVTLSGSVLWGLFAQDRVFLNARQRLVGQAVHRTLAVASIAFLLLHVTTKLVLDHVGFLAVIIPFSLGVTGSAGLIGLGSAAGLLMIFVGLTGALRGAFASPAPVAARWRSMHTLAYPAWCGALVHGLFAGREAKPVFVFLYGLSLVAVMGALALRAAPRQVKRRIADRVAALVGTEQQPGREDLDASRARVPGESALPGYETAPAGYERRRAATVSTPPSYHLSEDSARASAAETTGGFAAAYRAVGRSPRPQQSFADRTARMDVPDFQPTEALPRVEGPSGSWPIPSPPPVGEAPPSAYDPLQDTGYNMPAYGNPGASGYGSSDVYDTGEMNAAFGTYYPDDTYNNSGPATESLPGASYDFGAPGSGEPWNTPSGGNR; encoded by the coding sequence ATGAACCCTCGTCGCAGTACCAGCTCGTTCCCCCAGCCGGGCCGATCGGCCTATGGGGTCGCGACGGCTGTCGCCCTTGTGCTCATACCCGTGGCCGTGCTGGTCGGAGGTGACCAGTTCCGCGACTTCCTGGACTTCGGCGCCGGCGTCCTGTCCCTCGTCACCCTCTCCGGCTCGGTGCTGTGGGGCTTGTTCGCCCAGGACCGGGTCTTCCTCAACGCGCGTCAGCGGCTCGTCGGGCAGGCGGTGCACCGGACGCTGGCGGTCGCCTCGATCGCGTTCCTGCTGCTGCACGTCACCACGAAGCTCGTGCTCGACCACGTCGGCTTCCTGGCCGTGATCATCCCCTTCTCGCTCGGCGTGACCGGCAGCGCGGGACTGATCGGTCTCGGCTCGGCGGCCGGGCTGCTGATGATCTTCGTGGGACTCACCGGCGCCCTGCGCGGCGCCTTCGCCTCCCCGGCGCCGGTCGCCGCCCGCTGGCGGTCGATGCACACGCTGGCCTATCCGGCCTGGTGCGGAGCGCTGGTCCACGGTCTGTTCGCGGGCCGCGAGGCGAAGCCCGTCTTCGTGTTCCTGTACGGCCTGTCCCTGGTCGCGGTGATGGGCGCCCTCGCCCTGCGCGCGGCGCCCCGCCAGGTCAAACGCCGGATCGCCGACCGGGTCGCCGCGCTCGTCGGCACCGAGCAGCAGCCGGGCCGCGAGGACCTGGACGCGAGCCGCGCCCGGGTGCCCGGCGAGTCCGCGCTGCCGGGGTACGAGACGGCGCCGGCGGGCTACGAGAGGCGGCGCGCGGCGACGGTCTCCACGCCCCCCTCGTACCACCTGTCCGAGGACTCCGCACGCGCCTCCGCCGCGGAGACCACCGGCGGTTTCGCCGCCGCGTACCGTGCCGTCGGCCGCTCCCCGCGCCCCCAGCAGTCGTTCGCCGACCGGACCGCGCGCATGGACGTGCCGGACTTCCAGCCCACGGAGGCCCTCCCGCGCGTCGAGGGGCCGTCCGGCTCCTGGCCGATCCCGTCCCCGCCCCCGGTCGGCGAGGCGCCCCCGTCGGCGTACGACCCGCTCCAGGACACGGGATACAACATGCCGGCCTATGGCAATCCGGGCGCGTCCGGCTATGGATCGAGTGATGTGTACGACACCGGTGAGATGAACGCAGCCTTCGGCACGTACTACCCGGACGACACGTACAACAACAGCGGTCCCGCCACTGAATCACTGCCCGGTGCGTCCTACGACTTCGGCGCACCGGGTTCGGGCGAACCTTGGAACACGCCTTCCGGAGGCAATAGGTGA
- the leuS gene encoding leucine--tRNA ligase, giving the protein MSETNPAAATGLSVDAAPHRYTAAMAAEIEARWQDFWDAEGTYAAPNPKGDLAGDPAVVARPKKFIMDMFPYPSGAGLHVGHPLGYIATDVFARFQRMTGHNVLHTLGFDAFGLPAEQYAVQTGTHPRVSTEANMENMKAQLRRLGLGHDKRRSFATIDPDYYKWTQWIFLQIFNSWYDDEARKARPIADLVAQFDSGERAVPGGRSWSELSAAERADVLGEYRLAYASDAPVNWCPGLGTVLANEEVTADGRSERGNFPVFKAKLRQWNMRITAYADRLLDDLEALDWPEAIKLQQRNWIGRSEGARVDFPIDGEHITVFTTRQDTLFGATYMVLAPEHPLVEKFTPAQWPEGTHQMWTGGHRTPADAVAAYRAQAAAKSDVERQAEAKDKTGVFTGAYATNPVNGERVPVFIADYVLMGYGTGAIMAVPAHDSRDFAFARAFELPMRCVVEPSDDRGTDPSTWDDAFASYDAKIVNSSGEDVSLDGLGVAEAKARITEWLERKGIGEGTVNFRLRDWLFSRQRYWGEPFPIVYDEEGIAHALPESMLPLELPEVEDYSPRTFDPDDADTQPETPLSRNEDWVNVTLDLGDGPKKYRRETNTMPNWAGSCWYELRYLDPHNDEALVDPEIERYWMGPREGQPHGGVDLYVGGAEHAVLHLLYARFWSKVLYDLGHVSSAEPFHRLFNQGMIQAYVYRDSRGIAVPAAEVEERDGAYYYEGEQVTRLLGKMGKSLKNAVTPDEICAEYGADTLRLYEMAMGPLDVSRPWDTRAVVGQFRLLQRLWRNIVDEATGEVTVVDADPADIDEETLRALHKAIDGVRGDLEGMRFNTAIAKVTELNNHLTKAGGPVPRPVAEALVLMVAPLAPHIAEELWRRLGHTESVVHQDFPVADPAYVVDETVTCVVQVKGKVKARLEVSPSISEEELEKVALADEKVVAALDGAAIRKMIVRAPKLVNIVPA; this is encoded by the coding sequence ATGAGCGAGACGAACCCCGCAGCCGCCACTGGCCTGTCGGTGGATGCCGCGCCGCACCGCTACACCGCCGCCATGGCAGCCGAGATCGAGGCACGCTGGCAGGACTTCTGGGACGCCGAGGGCACCTACGCGGCGCCGAACCCCAAGGGCGACCTGGCGGGCGACCCGGCGGTCGTGGCCCGCCCCAAGAAGTTCATCATGGACATGTTCCCGTACCCCTCGGGTGCGGGCCTGCACGTCGGCCACCCGCTGGGCTACATCGCCACCGACGTCTTCGCCCGCTTCCAGCGCATGACCGGGCACAACGTCCTGCACACCCTGGGTTTCGACGCCTTCGGGCTGCCCGCCGAGCAGTACGCCGTGCAGACCGGCACGCACCCGCGCGTGTCCACCGAGGCCAACATGGAGAACATGAAGGCCCAGCTGCGCCGGCTGGGCCTGGGCCACGACAAGCGCCGGTCGTTCGCCACGATCGACCCGGACTACTACAAGTGGACCCAGTGGATCTTCCTGCAGATCTTCAACTCCTGGTACGACGACGAGGCGCGCAAGGCCCGCCCGATCGCCGACCTGGTCGCCCAGTTCGACAGCGGTGAGCGTGCGGTGCCCGGCGGGCGCTCGTGGAGCGAGCTGAGCGCCGCCGAGCGCGCCGACGTCCTGGGCGAGTACCGCCTGGCCTACGCCTCCGACGCGCCGGTCAACTGGTGCCCCGGCCTGGGCACCGTCCTGGCCAACGAGGAGGTCACCGCCGACGGCCGCTCCGAACGCGGCAACTTCCCCGTCTTCAAGGCCAAGCTGCGCCAGTGGAACATGCGGATCACCGCCTACGCGGACCGGCTGCTGGACGACCTGGAGGCGCTGGACTGGCCCGAGGCCATCAAGCTGCAGCAGCGCAACTGGATCGGCCGCTCCGAGGGCGCCCGCGTCGACTTCCCGATCGACGGCGAGCACATCACCGTCTTCACCACCCGCCAGGACACCCTGTTCGGCGCGACCTACATGGTGCTGGCGCCCGAGCACCCGCTGGTGGAGAAGTTCACCCCGGCCCAGTGGCCCGAGGGCACCCACCAGATGTGGACCGGCGGCCACCGCACGCCGGCCGACGCCGTCGCCGCATACCGTGCGCAGGCCGCCGCCAAGTCCGACGTCGAGCGGCAGGCCGAGGCCAAGGACAAGACCGGTGTCTTCACGGGTGCGTACGCCACCAACCCGGTCAACGGCGAGCGAGTCCCCGTCTTCATCGCCGACTACGTCCTGATGGGCTACGGCACCGGCGCGATCATGGCGGTCCCGGCGCACGACAGCCGCGACTTCGCCTTCGCCCGCGCCTTCGAGCTGCCGATGCGGTGCGTCGTCGAGCCGTCCGACGACCGGGGGACCGACCCCTCGACGTGGGACGACGCCTTCGCCTCGTACGACGCGAAGATCGTCAACTCGTCCGGCGAGGACGTCTCCCTGGACGGCCTGGGGGTCGCCGAGGCCAAGGCGCGCATCACCGAGTGGCTGGAGCGCAAGGGCATCGGCGAGGGCACCGTCAACTTCCGGCTGCGCGACTGGCTGTTCAGCCGGCAGCGGTACTGGGGCGAGCCGTTCCCGATCGTGTACGACGAGGAGGGCATCGCCCACGCCCTGCCCGAGTCGATGCTGCCGCTGGAACTGCCGGAGGTCGAGGACTACTCGCCGCGCACCTTCGACCCGGACGACGCCGACACCCAGCCCGAGACGCCGCTGTCGCGCAACGAGGACTGGGTCAACGTCACGCTGGACCTGGGCGACGGCCCGAAGAAGTACCGCCGTGAGACCAACACCATGCCCAACTGGGCCGGTTCCTGCTGGTACGAGCTGCGCTACCTGGACCCGCACAACGACGAGGCGCTGGTCGACCCGGAGATCGAGCGGTACTGGATGGGGCCGCGCGAGGGCCAGCCGCACGGCGGCGTCGACCTGTACGTGGGCGGCGCCGAACACGCCGTGCTGCACCTGCTGTACGCGCGCTTCTGGTCCAAGGTGCTGTACGACCTGGGGCACGTGTCGTCCGCCGAGCCGTTCCACCGGCTGTTCAACCAGGGCATGATCCAGGCCTACGTCTACCGGGACAGCCGCGGCATCGCGGTGCCGGCCGCCGAGGTGGAGGAGCGCGACGGCGCGTACTACTACGAGGGCGAACAGGTCACCCGGCTGCTGGGCAAGATGGGCAAGTCCCTGAAGAACGCGGTCACTCCGGACGAGATCTGCGCCGAGTACGGGGCGGACACGCTGCGGCTCTACGAGATGGCCATGGGTCCGCTGGACGTGTCCCGGCCGTGGGACACGCGCGCGGTGGTGGGCCAGTTCCGGTTGCTGCAGCGGCTGTGGCGCAACATCGTCGACGAGGCCACCGGTGAGGTCACGGTGGTGGACGCGGACCCCGCCGACATCGACGAGGAGACGCTGCGCGCGCTGCACAAGGCGATCGACGGGGTGCGCGGGGACCTGGAGGGCATGCGGTTCAACACCGCGATCGCCAAGGTCACCGAGCTGAACAACCACCTGACCAAGGCGGGCGGCCCGGTGCCGCGGCCGGTCGCCGAGGCGCTGGTCCTGATGGTCGCGCCGCTGGCTCCGCACATCGCCGAGGAGCTGTGGCGGCGGCTGGGACACACCGAGTCGGTCGTCCACCAGGACTTCCCCGTCGCCGACCCGGCGTACGTCGTGGACGAGACCGTGACCTGTGTGGTGCAGGTCAAGGGCAAGGTCAAGGCGCGGCTGGAGGTGTCGCCGTCGATCTCCGAGGAGGAACTGGAGAAGGTGGCGCTGGCGGACGAGAAGGTCGTCGCGGCGCTGGACGGGGCCGCGATCCGGAAGATGATCGTGCGGGCGCCGAAGCTGGTGAACATCGTTCCGGCGTAG
- a CDS encoding NADH-quinone oxidoreductase subunit NuoF family protein — protein sequence MNEALPDVPEVRVVGLPQLTSGFDLVERLDLPMHLKVHGPLEPMGGEQLAQLAERINLRGRGGAGFPFHKKLRSVAESAIKRGIRPVVVVNGSEDEPACRKDTVLINRAPHLILDGALLCAEALGARTLVVGVTRESTQRSMEAALAERGLSNGRRSALRARVQRNPVRMVTGAAASLVRSIDGGPAIPSGRKISASQSGVGGAPTLLSNAETFAQLAIAARIGPERYGNTGLYDEPGTVMLTVSGAVARPMVIEVPTGVPLRYVLQLAGAPPVPQGVLTGGYHGKWIDAATVDEAIVSRNSLDAVGGSLGAGAILPISQETCPLGESLRVAQWLAEESAGQCGPCYLGLPAAARGLEDILNGGGPAALEALKQVAKNVKRRGACSHPDGSAMFLESTVKAFTDDLAAHVLGNGCGRPVEGVLPLFEGGRAPTGIPGGAAEDNGPSRQKIYVDWTLCRGHGLCADILPEVFELGADGFPTVAQAQVPRYAEAKALRAVRRCPALALRIEEQAERAPSRSNLPVLSQSRGRRALGR from the coding sequence GTGAACGAGGCCCTGCCCGACGTCCCAGAAGTCCGCGTGGTCGGTCTTCCTCAGCTCACGTCGGGCTTCGACCTTGTCGAACGACTCGATCTGCCCATGCACCTGAAGGTGCACGGGCCGCTAGAACCGATGGGCGGCGAGCAGCTCGCGCAGCTCGCCGAACGCATCAACCTCAGGGGCCGCGGCGGCGCGGGGTTCCCCTTCCACAAGAAGCTGCGCTCGGTCGCCGAATCGGCGATCAAGCGCGGCATCCGGCCGGTCGTCGTCGTCAACGGCAGCGAGGACGAACCGGCCTGCCGCAAGGACACGGTGCTGATCAACCGCGCTCCGCACCTGATCCTGGACGGCGCCCTGCTGTGCGCGGAGGCGCTGGGTGCCCGCACGCTCGTGGTGGGGGTCACCCGCGAGTCCACGCAGCGCTCCATGGAGGCCGCGCTCGCCGAACGCGGCCTCAGCAACGGACGCCGCTCCGCCCTGCGTGCCCGCGTGCAGCGCAACCCGGTCCGCATGGTCACCGGCGCCGCCGCGTCGCTGGTCCGCTCGATCGACGGCGGCCCGGCGATCCCGTCCGGCCGCAAGATCAGCGCCTCGCAGAGCGGCGTCGGCGGCGCGCCCACCCTGCTGTCCAACGCCGAGACGTTCGCCCAGCTGGCCATCGCCGCCCGCATCGGCCCGGAGCGCTACGGCAACACCGGCCTGTACGACGAGCCGGGCACCGTCATGCTGACGGTCTCCGGCGCCGTCGCCCGCCCCATGGTCATCGAGGTGCCCACGGGCGTGCCCCTGCGGTACGTCCTGCAGCTGGCCGGCGCCCCGCCCGTCCCGCAGGGCGTGCTGACCGGCGGTTACCACGGCAAGTGGATCGACGCGGCGACGGTCGACGAGGCCATCGTCTCGCGCAACTCGCTGGACGCGGTGGGCGGTTCGCTGGGCGCCGGCGCGATCCTGCCGATCAGCCAGGAGACCTGCCCGCTGGGCGAGTCGCTGCGGGTCGCGCAGTGGCTGGCGGAAGAGAGCGCGGGCCAGTGCGGTCCCTGCTACCTCGGCCTGCCGGCCGCCGCGCGCGGCCTGGAGGACATTCTCAACGGCGGCGGTCCGGCCGCCCTGGAGGCCCTCAAGCAGGTCGCCAAGAACGTCAAGCGGCGCGGCGCGTGCTCGCACCCCGACGGCTCCGCGATGTTCCTGGAGTCGACCGTCAAGGCCTTCACGGACGACCTGGCCGCCCACGTCCTCGGCAACGGCTGCGGACGTCCCGTGGAGGGCGTGCTGCCGCTCTTCGAGGGCGGCAGGGCCCCGACGGGCATCCCCGGCGGCGCGGCCGAGGACAACGGCCCCAGCCGCCAGAAGATCTACGTCGACTGGACGCTGTGCCGGGGCCACGGCCTGTGCGCCGACATCCTCCCGGAGGTCTTCGAGCTCGGCGCCGACGGCTTCCCGACCGTCGCCCAGGCCCAGGTGCCGCGCTACGCGGAGGCCAAGGCGCTGCGCGCGGTCCGCCGCTGTCCGGCGCTCGCCCTGCGCATCGAGGAGCAGGCGGAGCGGGCGCCGTCCCGCAGCAACCTCCCGGTCCTCTCGCAGAGCCGCGGCCGCCGCGCCCTCGGCCGCTGA
- a CDS encoding histidine phosphatase family protein, whose protein sequence is MSATGEVTAARQGRGRRIILWRHGQTSWNVERRFQGTTDVELSETGVAQARRAARLLASLKPDAIVSSDLERAANTAAELAALTGLEVSRAEGLRETYAGVWQGLTHEEIIARYGDEYAAWKRGEPVRRGGGELESEVADRAAPIVLGHADKLPDDGTLVVVSHGGTIRTTIGRLLGLEARHWESLGGLSNCCWSVLGEGARGWRLLEHNAGTLPEPVLGDDD, encoded by the coding sequence GTGAGCGCCACCGGTGAGGTGACCGCCGCCAGGCAGGGCCGGGGCCGCCGGATCATCCTGTGGCGGCACGGGCAGACCTCCTGGAACGTGGAGCGTCGCTTCCAGGGCACCACCGACGTCGAGCTGAGCGAGACCGGCGTCGCCCAGGCCCGCCGGGCCGCCCGGCTGCTCGCCTCCCTCAAGCCCGACGCGATCGTCTCCTCCGACCTCGAGCGCGCCGCGAACACGGCCGCCGAGCTGGCCGCGCTCACCGGCCTGGAGGTCAGTCGCGCGGAGGGCCTGAGGGAGACGTACGCGGGCGTCTGGCAGGGCCTGACGCACGAGGAGATCATCGCCCGGTACGGCGACGAGTACGCCGCGTGGAAGCGCGGCGAGCCGGTGCGCCGCGGCGGCGGCGAGCTGGAGTCCGAGGTGGCCGACCGGGCCGCCCCGATCGTGCTCGGGCACGCCGACAAGCTGCCCGACGACGGCACCCTGGTCGTCGTCAGCCACGGCGGCACGATCCGCACCACCATCGGCCGCCTCCTCGGCCTGGAGGCCCGCCACTGGGAGAGCCTCGGCGGCCTTTCCAACTGCTGCTGGTCCGTCCTCGGGGAGGGCGCCCGAGGCTGGCGGCTGCTGGAGCACAACGCCGGCACCCTCCCGGAGCCCGTGCTCGGCGACGACGACTGA
- a CDS encoding LCP family protein — protein sequence MNDRYDAGAAGYGADQYELVGYDEYGRPVYRQVPAQQPYDPYAQQQGYGYDPYDTGRQQPVPPYDPYGTGQQPPVPPYDTGHDPYGRTAAGGQQPRVAEQTAYIPQQARPEQRQDPFGDTRGAGGGHEDRDYRTEQFAFVEEPDQDSEDVIDWLKFTENRTERREEAKRRARSRLVALVVVLALVAAGGVGYLWYAGKLPGVSGSEDTKGGTTSAAAQQRDVIVVHLHDTKKGGTTTALLVDNTTTEQGTTVLLPNSLALSGDDGTTTLAKSVEDDGSSGTREALDTVLGTSIQGTWRLDTPYLQNLVDLVGNIEVDTDTDVPDPAAKKKGEAPLVSKGERQTLSGKMAVAYATYRAQGEAQNAQLERFGQVMQGVLRKMSSDPQAATTTVQTLAQILDPSLTDKDLGTFLAKLSDLAKSGDHKTALLPVQDDGTLSAEASDSVVKDVLGGTAKSPDQDAAVRVSVQNASGVKDNTEKARVVLLNGGFTFLEAGTASGAQPASKVTYADAADKENATEVAKTLGLPDSAVTKGEVSSNANVSVILGQDYEPASAG from the coding sequence GTGAACGACCGATACGACGCGGGGGCCGCAGGGTACGGCGCCGACCAGTACGAACTCGTCGGCTACGACGAGTACGGCCGGCCCGTGTACCGGCAGGTCCCGGCCCAGCAGCCGTACGACCCCTACGCGCAGCAGCAGGGCTACGGGTACGACCCGTACGACACCGGCCGGCAGCAGCCGGTGCCCCCGTACGACCCCTACGGGACCGGTCAGCAGCCGCCCGTGCCCCCGTACGACACGGGCCACGACCCCTACGGCCGGACCGCCGCCGGCGGTCAGCAGCCGCGCGTCGCCGAGCAGACCGCGTACATCCCGCAGCAGGCGCGCCCCGAGCAGCGCCAGGACCCCTTCGGGGACACCCGGGGCGCCGGGGGCGGCCACGAGGACCGGGACTACCGGACGGAACAGTTCGCCTTCGTCGAGGAGCCCGACCAGGACTCCGAGGACGTCATCGACTGGCTGAAGTTCACCGAGAACCGCACCGAGCGCCGCGAGGAGGCCAAGCGCCGCGCCCGCAGCCGCCTGGTCGCCCTCGTCGTCGTCCTTGCGCTGGTCGCGGCCGGTGGGGTGGGTTACCTCTGGTACGCCGGGAAGCTGCCCGGTGTGTCCGGCTCCGAGGACACGAAGGGCGGTACGACGTCCGCGGCCGCGCAGCAGCGGGACGTGATCGTCGTCCACCTGCACGACACCAAGAAGGGCGGCACCACCACGGCGCTGCTCGTCGACAACACGACCACCGAGCAGGGCACCACCGTCCTGCTGCCCAACTCGCTCGCCCTGTCCGGCGACGACGGCACGACGACGCTGGCCAAGTCGGTCGAGGACGACGGCTCCTCCGGCACCCGCGAGGCCCTGGACACCGTCCTCGGCACGTCCATCCAGGGCACCTGGCGTCTGGACACCCCCTACCTGCAGAACCTCGTCGACCTCGTCGGCAACATCGAGGTCGACACGGACACCGACGTGCCCGACCCCGCCGCCAAGAAGAAGGGCGAGGCGCCCCTGGTGAGCAAGGGCGAGCGCCAGACCCTGAGCGGGAAGATGGCGGTCGCCTACGCCACGTACCGCGCCCAGGGGGAGGCCCAGAACGCCCAGCTGGAGCGGTTCGGGCAGGTCATGCAGGGCGTGCTGCGCAAGATGTCGTCCGACCCGCAGGCCGCCACGACCACGGTGCAGACGCTGGCCCAGATCCTCGACCCGTCGCTCACCGACAAGGACCTCGGCACCTTCCTGGCCAAGCTGTCCGACCTCGCCAAGAGCGGCGACCACAAGACCGCCCTGCTGCCCGTCCAGGACGACGGCACCCTCAGCGCCGAGGCGAGCGACAGCGTGGTCAAGGACGTCCTCGGCGGCACCGCGAAGAGCCCCGACCAGGACGCGGCCGTCCGGGTCTCGGTGCAGAACGCCAGCGGCGTGAAGGACAACACGGAGAAGGCCCGTGTGGTCCTCCTCAACGGCGGCTTCACCTTCCTGGAGGCCGGCACCGCGAGCGGCGCCCAGCCGGCGTCCAAGGTCACCTACGCGGACGCCGCCGACAAGGAGAACGCCACCGAGGTCGCCAAGACCCTGGGACTGCCCGACAGCGCCGTCACGAAGGGCGAGGTGTCGTCCAACGCGAACGTCTCCGTGATCCTCGGCCAGGACTACGAGCCGGCCTCCGCCGGGTAA
- a CDS encoding glycosyltransferase 87 family protein: protein MPVALSACLLSFAAFWLAQRAAHVSMIDLMVYRAEGAAVRAGGDLYALRATAAQLPATYPPFAAVLFTPLTLLDTGSLRTLATAGNLALLVVLVRLSLRLAGHARVETVWWVSAVAVWCEPVWTTLRYGQVNLALAVLVLWDLARRPGDRWAGVGIGLAAAVKLTPALFAVFLLATAVVARGRRRPGPWLRHARAAAGSFAWATLIAAVVLPYDSWRFWTDMVFRTDRAGHAEETANQALRGVLARLLHTPDPGALWLATAALAGTAGLAMAVRAELRGERAWAVVCCAVTALLVSPVSWSHHWVWCVPLVLLLAARGRRTAAAGTLLVFCSYALWWVPHTHGRPELRQNPLEFALSGLYAAVGCLVLVLAAAATGRRQAVTNE, encoded by the coding sequence ATGCCCGTCGCCCTGAGCGCGTGCCTGCTGTCCTTCGCGGCGTTCTGGCTCGCCCAGCGGGCCGCGCACGTCTCGATGATCGACCTGATGGTGTACCGGGCCGAGGGCGCCGCCGTACGCGCGGGCGGCGACCTGTACGCCCTGCGCGCGACCGCCGCCCAACTGCCCGCCACCTACCCGCCCTTCGCCGCGGTGCTGTTCACCCCGCTCACGCTCCTCGACACGGGGTCGCTGCGCACCCTGGCCACCGCCGGGAACCTCGCCCTGCTGGTGGTGCTCGTGCGGCTCTCCCTGCGGCTGGCCGGGCACGCGCGCGTGGAGACCGTCTGGTGGGTCTCGGCGGTCGCCGTGTGGTGCGAGCCGGTGTGGACGACCCTGCGCTACGGCCAGGTCAACCTGGCGCTCGCCGTCCTCGTCCTGTGGGACCTTGCCCGACGTCCCGGAGACCGCTGGGCCGGTGTCGGCATCGGCCTCGCGGCGGCCGTGAAGCTGACCCCCGCGCTGTTCGCCGTCTTCCTGCTCGCCACCGCCGTCGTGGCGCGCGGACGACGGCGGCCGGGCCCGTGGCTGCGGCACGCGCGCGCGGCGGCCGGCAGTTTCGCCTGGGCGACGCTCATCGCGGCGGTCGTCCTGCCGTACGACTCCTGGCGGTTCTGGACCGACATGGTGTTCCGGACCGACCGGGCCGGGCACGCCGAGGAGACCGCCAACCAGGCGCTGCGCGGTGTCCTGGCCCGCCTGCTGCACACTCCCGACCCGGGCGCGCTCTGGCTCGCCACGGCGGCCCTCGCGGGCACGGCGGGGCTCGCGATGGCGGTGCGGGCGGAGTTGCGCGGGGAGCGGGCCTGGGCGGTGGTCTGCTGCGCGGTGACGGCGCTGCTCGTCAGCCCGGTGTCGTGGTCGCACCACTGGGTCTGGTGTGTACCGCTCGTGCTGCTCCTCGCGGCGCGCGGTCGGCGCACGGCCGCGGCGGGCACGCTCCTGGTGTTCTGCTCGTACGCCCTGTGGTGGGTGCCGCACACGCACGGCCGGCCCGAACTGCGCCAGAACCCGCTCGAGTTCGCGCTGTCGGGTCTCTACGCCGCCGTCGGCTGCCTCGTCCTGGTGCTCGCCGCGGCCGCCACGGGCAGGCGTCAGGCCGTCACGAACGAGTAG
- the rsfS gene encoding ribosome silencing factor — protein MTATDRSLELITTAAQAAADKLAHDVIAYDVSDVLSITDAFLLASAPNDRQVKSIVDEIEERLLKELGAKPVRREGDRDSRWILLDYVDIVVHVQHSEERVFYALERLWKDCPEIELPADAKATRGKGEEHARLQAAEEAAETGGDWR, from the coding sequence GTGACCGCAACAGACCGTTCTCTCGAGCTCATCACCACCGCCGCCCAGGCGGCCGCCGACAAGCTCGCGCACGACGTCATCGCCTACGACGTGAGCGATGTGCTGTCGATCACGGACGCCTTCCTGCTGGCGTCCGCGCCCAACGACCGCCAGGTCAAGTCGATCGTCGACGAGATCGAGGAACGGCTCCTGAAGGAACTCGGCGCCAAGCCGGTGCGCCGTGAGGGCGACCGCGACTCCCGCTGGATCCTGCTCGACTACGTCGACATCGTCGTGCACGTGCAGCACAGCGAGGAACGCGTCTTCTACGCCCTGGAGCGGCTGTGGAAGGACTGCCCCGAGATCGAGCTGCCCGCCGACGCCAAGGCCACCCGCGGCAAGGGCGAGGAGCACGCCAGGCTGCAGGCCGCCGAGGAGGCCGCCGAGACGGGCGGTGACTGGCGGTGA